The following are from one region of the Paenibacillus bovis genome:
- a CDS encoding XdhC family protein — MDMKDLCTIARRERQQHIRTVLATVVHVEGHAYRKEGVSMILTEDGRHYGTISPGCLEEDLCGRVESAWNSSTVQIVDYDMRPADDLSWGENIGCGGRLQILLEPVRGELEKILDLLDERLEQGEAVRLTRFFCANGPRVEYMLSVLGGTGTDSQPTFSLEEKTTTTAVAQPLILAHDHTTEYANADTNIQSYTFIRTYRAKPRLILIGAGDDSQLVSSLAQAAGFRVIVGDWRESLCTADRFPGATCITGFPAELYDAISPQIGDYILLMSHNFPREREWIEYIQHCPYTYLGIMGSSERTRRLFEGLPSYPHVHSPVGLSIGADGPDEIAISIAAELIAVKRDRKLSTKEESAHVYRRTGIGSR, encoded by the coding sequence ATGGATATGAAGGACCTGTGTACAATTGCCCGTCGTGAACGTCAACAACATATTCGAACCGTTCTTGCTACCGTGGTGCATGTGGAAGGTCATGCTTATCGCAAGGAAGGGGTCTCCATGATCCTGACAGAAGATGGACGTCATTATGGTACGATCAGCCCCGGTTGTCTGGAAGAGGATCTATGCGGACGGGTAGAATCGGCGTGGAACAGCAGTACGGTTCAGATAGTAGATTATGATATGCGACCAGCGGATGATCTGTCCTGGGGAGAAAATATCGGCTGCGGCGGCCGGCTACAGATTTTGCTGGAACCGGTACGTGGAGAGCTGGAAAAAATTCTGGATCTACTGGATGAGCGGCTTGAACAGGGAGAAGCTGTCAGGCTGACACGCTTTTTTTGTGCCAATGGACCACGGGTAGAATATATGCTGTCTGTGCTGGGTGGTACAGGTACAGACAGTCAGCCGACTTTTTCACTTGAGGAAAAGACGACTACAACTGCGGTAGCTCAGCCGCTGATCCTCGCTCATGATCACACGACCGAATATGCAAATGCTGATACTAATATCCAGTCGTATACTTTTATCCGTACCTATCGTGCCAAACCGCGTCTGATTCTTATCGGTGCAGGCGACGATAGTCAGCTGGTCAGTTCGCTTGCCCAGGCAGCCGGATTTCGCGTAATTGTGGGGGATTGGCGCGAATCACTCTGCACAGCAGATCGTTTTCCGGGTGCGACCTGTATAACCGGATTTCCGGCAGAACTGTATGATGCGATATCTCCACAGATCGGCGATTATATACTATTGATGAGTCATAATTTTCCCAGGGAACGAGAATGGATCGAGTATATACAGCATTGTCCCTATACCTATCTGGGCATTATGGGCTCTTCCGAACGAACCCGCCGATTGTTCGAGGGGCTGCCTTCCTATCCCCATGTGCATTCACCAGTAGGGTTATCGATTGGAGCGGATGGACCGGACGAGATTGCGATCAGTATCGCTGCAGAATTGATCGCTGTCAAAAGAGATCGCAAGCTATCGACAAAGGAGGAATCGGCTCATGTCTATCGCCGCACTGGTATTGGCAGCCGGTAA
- a CDS encoding nucleotidyltransferase family protein, whose product MSIAALVLAAGKSSRMGKDKLSLPLPTISGTYTVPAAGQPATPDRTGIEQHLYTCAVVDPNTQISHEKSIPVVSKPVTSVGGHVLKAILAEKRLSPVVIVHAPYSSPVWRQEVLAWCERKNWQETECADADRGMSYSIRCGMERIKSSAAEAVMILLADQPLVDSLLLGDIIDNWQQSDSALDYIAASDGRNAQPPVIMARHIWDRLDQLTGDQGARQLFRQPDLRGRIIPYAEHYFWDADTPDALQRIRDHIRCTLDTG is encoded by the coding sequence ATGTCTATCGCCGCACTGGTATTGGCAGCCGGTAAAAGTAGCCGGATGGGGAAAGACAAGCTCTCACTGCCGCTTCCAACTATATCCGGAACGTATACAGTTCCAGCTGCAGGCCAACCAGCAACTCCAGATAGGACAGGAATAGAGCAGCATCTATACACCTGTGCTGTTGTTGACCCCAATACGCAGATCAGCCATGAAAAAAGCATACCCGTCGTATCTAAACCGGTAACAAGTGTGGGCGGCCATGTACTGAAGGCCATACTTGCTGAGAAAAGGTTATCTCCGGTTGTGATTGTTCATGCTCCCTATTCTTCGCCAGTCTGGCGGCAGGAAGTGCTGGCATGGTGTGAAAGAAAAAACTGGCAGGAAACAGAATGTGCCGATGCGGATCGTGGAATGTCCTATTCTATTCGCTGCGGAATGGAAAGGATCAAGTCTTCTGCAGCCGAAGCTGTCATGATTTTGCTGGCGGATCAGCCGCTGGTAGATTCGCTTCTGCTGGGAGATATAATAGACAACTGGCAGCAGAGCGATTCGGCACTGGATTATATAGCCGCTTCGGATGGACGCAATGCCCAGCCGCCGGTTATTATGGCACGGCACATATGGGACAGACTGGATCAATTAACCGGTGATCAGGGAGCAAGGCAGCTGTTTCGACAGCCTGATCTACGGGGACGGATTATACCGTATGCCGAACATTATTTCTGGGATGCGGATACGCCGGATGCTTTGCAGCGTATACGTGATCATATTAGATGCACCTTGGATACAGGATAA
- a CDS encoding FAD binding domain-containing protein: MNMHQKESSFSTPLAPTVWEPSSAEEAVLLKYQYGADAAYIAGSTLLRTQWEGGLLNIPGHMIRLDTIPGLKGITDSEQHIHIGALTSLHECGTNRLIRSYAGICYTACRHIAAPAVRNQGTIGGNISSAVGDMIPALLVHDARLVWMDREHPAFEYEQELVDWLEQVRLGRRSLGAVLLGITIDKSKANTGFLDHNEEEYNRPPASFSGSSSWREVGFYRKVGRREAFTPSLVTVAFRALMNREGVLADVKIAAGGGAGLAMRLNGCEHLLEGKVYDPQYTATLAALVTEEWISYSDPFASESYRRQTAGNLLAAGLWETIYQEWERG, translated from the coding sequence ATGAATATGCATCAAAAAGAATCTTCCTTTTCTACTCCGTTGGCTCCTACGGTATGGGAGCCGTCCAGTGCCGAAGAAGCTGTTCTTCTGAAGTATCAATATGGAGCCGATGCAGCTTATATAGCAGGCAGTACATTGCTGCGCACTCAATGGGAAGGCGGTCTGCTGAATATTCCGGGGCATATGATCCGTTTGGATACGATACCGGGATTAAAAGGCATCACAGACAGTGAGCAGCATATTCATATTGGAGCATTAACTTCACTGCACGAATGCGGAACAAATCGATTGATACGCAGTTATGCTGGCATCTGTTATACAGCGTGTCGTCATATCGCGGCTCCAGCTGTCCGTAATCAAGGTACGATAGGTGGCAATATCTCATCAGCCGTAGGAGACATGATTCCGGCACTGCTCGTACATGATGCCCGGCTCGTCTGGATGGATCGGGAGCATCCTGCATTCGAATACGAGCAGGAGCTGGTAGATTGGCTGGAACAGGTTCGGTTGGGCAGACGCAGTCTGGGTGCGGTCCTGCTGGGTATTACGATTGACAAAAGTAAAGCAAACACCGGTTTTCTTGATCATAACGAGGAGGAATATAATCGTCCTCCTGCTTCTTTTTCTGGATCATCGTCATGGCGTGAAGTTGGTTTCTACCGCAAAGTGGGACGCCGGGAAGCCTTTACTCCTTCGCTCGTTACGGTAGCATTCCGTGCGCTGATGAATCGGGAAGGAGTACTGGCAGATGTGAAAATAGCAGCAGGCGGAGGTGCTGGTCTGGCTATGCGACTGAATGGATGTGAACATCTGCTGGAAGGCAAAGTCTACGACCCGCAGTATACAGCCACGCTAGCAGCACTGGTGACAGAAGAATGGATAAGCTACAGCGATCCTTTTGCTTCGGAATCCTATCGTCGCCAAACAGCAGGCAATCTGCTTGCCGCTGGGTTATGGGAGACAATATATCAGGAATGGGAGAGGGGATGA
- a CDS encoding 5'-deoxyadenosine deaminase translates to MGSILIRQAQIVTMNDKEEVFIGDLLIENNMIVKIGTHLDDHADCEIDARGKTLLPGFIQTHIHLCQTIFRGRADDMELMDWLRKRIWPLEAAHDEESIFYSALLGIGELISSGTTTICDMETVNHTDSAFQAMAQSGLRVISGKVMMDHGDDVPVPLQEKTEESLQKSVDLLEKWNGFGGGRIQYAFCPRFVVSCTEKLLTEVRDLSAQYHVRVHTHASENRGEIALVEQERGMRNIVYLDHIGLANPRLILAHCVWLSEEEKQILHKRGVKVTHCPGSNMKLSSGIAEIPDLMNRHIHVGIGADGAPCNNNLDMFQEMRMTALIQKVPHGPTVMDARTVLRMATMGGAEVLGLSREIGSLEVGKKADLVLLDLEDYHTFPSHDVDVYSRVVYSSTRSNVDTVIIDGQIVFENRQVKTIDRSIVLRESDRSIKRLLSRIG, encoded by the coding sequence ATGGGAAGCATACTGATCAGGCAGGCACAGATTGTAACCATGAATGACAAAGAAGAAGTGTTCATCGGGGATTTGCTGATTGAGAACAATATGATTGTCAAAATAGGCACCCATCTCGACGATCATGCCGATTGTGAGATAGATGCACGCGGCAAAACATTGCTGCCCGGCTTTATCCAGACCCATATTCATTTGTGTCAGACCATTTTCCGCGGACGTGCCGATGATATGGAACTGATGGACTGGCTGCGTAAACGGATCTGGCCGCTGGAAGCTGCCCATGACGAAGAATCCATTTTCTACTCGGCGCTTCTCGGTATAGGCGAACTTATTTCCAGCGGGACAACGACAATCTGCGATATGGAGACAGTGAATCATACGGATTCGGCTTTTCAAGCGATGGCACAAAGTGGTCTGCGTGTCATTTCCGGCAAGGTCATGATGGATCATGGCGATGATGTACCCGTTCCATTGCAGGAGAAAACAGAGGAATCTCTGCAGAAAAGTGTAGATTTGCTGGAAAAATGGAATGGATTTGGCGGCGGACGTATCCAGTATGCCTTCTGTCCGCGTTTTGTTGTCTCGTGTACCGAGAAGCTGCTGACCGAAGTGCGTGACCTGTCTGCCCAGTATCATGTACGAGTGCATACCCATGCTTCGGAGAACCGCGGAGAGATTGCACTGGTCGAGCAGGAACGGGGCATGCGTAATATTGTCTATCTGGATCATATCGGTCTGGCGAATCCGCGCTTGATCCTGGCACATTGTGTCTGGCTGAGCGAAGAGGAAAAGCAGATCCTGCACAAGCGCGGAGTCAAGGTGACTCATTGTCCGGGTTCCAATATGAAGCTGTCTTCCGGGATTGCGGAAATTCCCGACCTGATGAATCGGCATATTCATGTCGGTATAGGGGCAGATGGTGCTCCCTGCAATAATAATCTGGATATGTTCCAGGAAATGCGGATGACTGCACTGATACAAAAAGTACCGCATGGGCCGACAGTAATGGACGCGCGCACCGTTTTGCGCATGGCAACGATGGGGGGCGCGGAAGTGCTGGGATTGTCCAGGGAAATCGGCAGTCTGGAAGTAGGCAAAAAAGCCGATCTTGTACTGCTGGACCTCGAAGATTATCATACATTCCCGTCGCACGATGTCGATGTCTATTCACGAGTCGTGTACTCTTCTACACGCAGCAATGTGGATACGGTAATTATTGATGGACAGATTGTGTTCGAGAACCGCCAGGTCAAAACAATCGACCGCAGTATTGTGCTGCGTGAATCCGATCGTTCCATCAAACGTCTGCTTAGTCGTATCGGCTGA